A genomic stretch from Camelus dromedarius isolate mCamDro1 chromosome 10, mCamDro1.pat, whole genome shotgun sequence includes:
- the TRMT10B gene encoding tRNA methyltransferase 10 homolog B isoform X1, whose product MYMDWKLERSAQKTESHVLQEQEVTLEGTGEDGISESFQLLQIDVECEHQDGETLPTGNAVWCSKNVQRKQRRWEKTVAAKKSKRKQEKERRKANRVENSGICPQHSKRFLKSLTKERLLEAKHSGPRLCIDLSMTNHMSKKELSRLAGQIGRLYGSNKKADRPFWICLTGFTTDSPLYEECLRMNDGFSSYLLDITEEDCFSLFPLETLVYLTPDSEHALEDVDLNKVYILGGLVDESVQKKVTFQKAQEHSVKTARLPIQEYMVRRQNEKNYHSEILAINQVFDILSTYFDTQNWPEALKKGVSSRKGYVLQNSVE is encoded by the exons ATGTACATGGACTGGAAATTGGAACGGAGTGCTCAGAAAACAGAGTCACATGTGCTGCAGGAGCAAGAAGTCACCCTAGAGGGCACAGGCGAAGATGGTATCTCTGAAAGCTTCCAGCTTCTACAGATTGATGTGGAATGTGAGCATCAGGACGGGGAGACCCTGCCCACAGGCAATGCAGTGTGGTGCTCG aaaaatgtccaaagaaaacagagacgCTGGGAAAAGACAGTTGCAGCaaagaagagtaaaagaaaacaagaaaaagaaagaagaaaagctaaTCGTGTAGAAAATTCAG GCATCTGCCCCCAGCACAGCAAACGTTTTCTGAAATCCTTAACCAAGGAAAGACTTTTGGAAGCCAAACACTCGGGACCAAGACTCTGTATCGATTTGAGTATGACCAATCACATGTCTAAGAAG GAATTAAGTAGACTAGCTGGACAGATCGGAAGGTTGTATGGTTCAAATAAAAAAGCTGACAGGCCATTTTGGATCTGCCTCACTGGATTCACCACAGACAGTCCCCTGTATGAAGAATGTTTGAGGATGAATGATGGATTTTCTAGTTATCTG cTAGACATAACAGAAGAAGACTGCTTTAGCTTATTTCCTCTGGAAACCCTTGTGTACCTGACTCCAGACTCAGAACATG cTCTTGAAGATGTTGATCTAAACAAAGTTTACATCCTTGGTGGACTTGTGGATGAGAGTGTTCAGAAG AAGGTGACATTTCAAAAGGCCCAAGAACATTCAGTCAAGACCGCCCGCTTGCCAATCCAGGAATACATGGTCAGACGCCAGAATGAGAAAAACTATCATTCAGAGATCTTGGCCATCAATCAAG TATTTGATATCCTATCCACTTACTTTGATACTCAAAACTGGCCTGAAGCATTGAAGAAAGGAGTTTCTTCCAGAAAAGGCTATGTTCTTCAGAACTCAGTGGAATGA
- the TRMT10B gene encoding tRNA methyltransferase 10 homolog B isoform X2 produces the protein MYMDWKLERSAQKTESHVLQEQEVTLEGTGEDGISESFQLLQIDVECEHQDGETLPTGNAVWCSKNVQRKQRRWEKTVAAKKSKRKQEKERRKANRVENSGICPQHSKRFLKSLTKERLLEAKHSGPRLCIDLSMTNHMSKKELSRLAGQIGRLYGSNKKADRPFWICLTGFTTDSPLYEECLRMNDGFSSYLLDITEEDCFSLFPLETLVYLTPDSEHALEDVDLNKVYILGGLVDESVQKVCRNNSDFDQGSFDSTFLPAICSL, from the exons ATGTACATGGACTGGAAATTGGAACGGAGTGCTCAGAAAACAGAGTCACATGTGCTGCAGGAGCAAGAAGTCACCCTAGAGGGCACAGGCGAAGATGGTATCTCTGAAAGCTTCCAGCTTCTACAGATTGATGTGGAATGTGAGCATCAGGACGGGGAGACCCTGCCCACAGGCAATGCAGTGTGGTGCTCG aaaaatgtccaaagaaaacagagacgCTGGGAAAAGACAGTTGCAGCaaagaagagtaaaagaaaacaagaaaaagaaagaagaaaagctaaTCGTGTAGAAAATTCAG GCATCTGCCCCCAGCACAGCAAACGTTTTCTGAAATCCTTAACCAAGGAAAGACTTTTGGAAGCCAAACACTCGGGACCAAGACTCTGTATCGATTTGAGTATGACCAATCACATGTCTAAGAAG GAATTAAGTAGACTAGCTGGACAGATCGGAAGGTTGTATGGTTCAAATAAAAAAGCTGACAGGCCATTTTGGATCTGCCTCACTGGATTCACCACAGACAGTCCCCTGTATGAAGAATGTTTGAGGATGAATGATGGATTTTCTAGTTATCTG cTAGACATAACAGAAGAAGACTGCTTTAGCTTATTTCCTCTGGAAACCCTTGTGTACCTGACTCCAGACTCAGAACATG cTCTTGAAGATGTTGATCTAAACAAAGTTTACATCCTTGGTGGACTTGTGGATGAGAGTGTTCAGAAG GTCTGCAGGAATAACTCTGATTTTGACCAAGGGAGCTTTGACTCAACATTCTTACCAGCTATTTGTTCTTTGTGA